AGTTTGATGATATTTGAAAAAACCAAGTAATGAAAGGGTTAACTCAAAACGGAAGAACAATCCGTGATATTGCCAATGAAATCTTCTTAGGTTCAAATAACATCGACTTAAACCGTCCAATTATTACCTTCAAAGGGACAGGGTATTTCAAATACCACGGTAAGAATTTAGACATCCTACCATACTTTAGAGTATTACCTTCAAATACGAACGAGTCCCAAATTGCTTATCAAATCTATGATGTTAAACTAGATCGTGATTTCAGAGACATCTACAAAAACATCACCTTACATTTTGAAAAATATAATTACGAAAAACCTTCAATTCCATTTGGTGATTTATCTAAAAAAGTTTATGAAACAATCGCAGATGTGGTGCGTAAATCATTACGTTTATCACTAAACCGTATTTATTCAGAACGAACCAGAATTGTTTTACCAGGTAGTGATGGTTATAAGAAAAATTTAATCTTAAATGAAGCTAATCCATATGAAAATATTGCCTTATTTTCATACGATGCCAACCTATCAGTAATCAACAACTTTGATCGTGCTACGGATGATCAAAAACGCCAAATCAGAGAACGGGTATTAAATATTCAAAACCGTAGATCACTAAGAAAAGGAATTCACCGTGATCCTCAAAGTTTAGTTACTTCGATTGATGCTGGGGGATTGAGTTTATTAGATTCACTAGTGCAAGTTAATGGTGTTGATAAAAAATGGATTGTGCGTGATAATGAATCATTAAGCACAATCTTAGAACCAAATAAGATTTCATTAGATGTTACGATCTCAGTTGGTTTGATTTCTAGAAACGTTCCAATCAACGTGAGTTATGAAACCTTTATTACGTGGTTTAAGTATAAAGTTTTATTACCTTACCCAATCTTAGATCGAACTAATCCAAACAATCCGAAGTTTGCTGTTGATATTTGAATTACCCATTTTGTATTTAGTATTGAGATCTTTGGATTTGGTGAAGTTTAATACCGTTATTTTAAATAAGTTATAATATAATGGTTATATTTTATATATTCATATATAAATATAAATTAGTGAATTTTGAATTAGTTAGTTGCTTATCTTAGAATTATTTCAATGAAACAATATTCGACTGATATTTTTAACGACAGCACTGATATGTCAGACATCTTCTTTAATGCTGATGACAGCTTAGATGATGATGAATATTTTAGTGAACGTCCCAAAGTTAATAAAGTCAAAAAGAATGTTAATTACGATAAAAAGGACCTAAAAGCACTTGATGCCAACCGTTCGAAGAATCGTTATTTTGACAAGTTATTAGTTAGAACAAAAACCTACAACTTTATAGCAATCTGGATCAATGTTGCTTATTTAGTTTCATTCATTTTGTTCATGGTGTTCTTAGGACTAAACGACTTTAGTTTTTGAGAAGCACAAACTAACTATCTGGGCGTTAGTCAGTTCTTAGGGTTAACCTTTTTAATCATCACCCTGATTGCGGGATATTTACTGTATGCGATTGTTAAGATGTTTAACAAACGCATTAAGATTTCGTTGTCTGAAAAATCGTGGGACTATTATTTATTATTTAGAAAAGCCTACACGTTTTATTTCTTACTTGGTTGGATTCCGTTGGCTGGAATTATCATTGGTGTAATCCCGCATATCGTTTTACAAAACAATGAAGAAGCTGACATCAAAGACTTGAACTTATGATACCAAGAATCAATTAGTGATCTATTGATTGATGTTAATGGTTATGAAGATGGTTTAAGAGAATTAGAAAACCAAAAAGAAAGTCTTGATGAACAGATTGAAAAACTTAATCGTGAGAAGTTATTCTTAGATCAGAAAAAGAACCAAATTGCGCTAATTCAACCACAACCAAATTTCAAAAATTCACGACAATTAGTTAATTATATTGAAGATACGGGCGCTTTTTCTGCTTCATTAATTAATGAAGTTAAATCAGTAATTACCCGTCTAAGAGAAGAACGAAGAAAACTACGTAAAGAAAACCGTAAGTTACGTGAGTTAATCAAACGCACAGAAGTAATTGATGATCAACCATTAATGCTGACATCATCAACCAGACAACTAACTTTATTTGAACCAGAAGAACCAGCACAAGTTGCCACACCAATTAAAAAACCGATTGTTATTGGTGAAACTAAAAAACAAAATAAAGACAGCGCTTCTGCTAAAACTAAAACATCAGCACCTGTTGTTGTTAAGAAAAACAAACCAACATCTTACAAGATTAAATTAACCAAAAAATCTGATGAAGATGAAGATATGTCAAAACAAAATGACTTACTAGATCTAGTAAGTTCAATGGATGAAGAACAACCAACACTAAGCTTTGATCAACTATTCAACGAGCCAGATGAAACCCAAGAAATCAAATCGTCAAAATCTGATCTATCAGCTCCTAAAAAAGTAATCACAATCAAAGCTAAAATTAAAAACAAAAGCCCAGTTAAAAAAGCTAATCGCAACTAATTATTAAATATTCAATTTAACCTTAAATATTTAAGAAGTAAATGAAAACAATGAAAGGGCTTAGGGGTGTAGTTCAACGGCAGAACTAAGGTCTCCAAAACCTTCGATGCGGGTTCGACTCCTGTCACCCCTGCCATTACTTCAAAAATAATATCAAAAATCAACCAGCTATTTGGTTGATTTTTTATTACTTATTATTTTTTATAGAATAATATTTGATTAAATTTATCTAGTTAATAGATATTAAAAATAACAACTTAATGGCTACTAAAAACAATAAAATATCAACTAATAATGATATTGATACAATTCACAAACAAATCTGAAATGCTGTTGAAAAACTGCGTGGATCAATTGATGAAATTGATTTTAAAAACTACATTTTAGGTTTTTTATTTTATCGTTTTATTTCTGAATAC
The Mycoplasma sp. E35C DNA segment above includes these coding regions:
- a CDS encoding Yip1 family protein, giving the protein MKQYSTDIFNDSTDMSDIFFNADDSLDDDEYFSERPKVNKVKKNVNYDKKDLKALDANRSKNRYFDKLLVRTKTYNFIAIWINVAYLVSFILFMVFLGLNDFSFWEAQTNYLGVSQFLGLTFLIITLIAGYLLYAIVKMFNKRIKISLSEKSWDYYLLFRKAYTFYFLLGWIPLAGIIIGVIPHIVLQNNEEADIKDLNLWYQESISDLLIDVNGYEDGLRELENQKESLDEQIEKLNREKLFLDQKKNQIALIQPQPNFKNSRQLVNYIEDTGAFSASLINEVKSVITRLREERRKLRKENRKLRELIKRTEVIDDQPLMLTSSTRQLTLFEPEEPAQVATPIKKPIVIGETKKQNKDSASAKTKTSAPVVVKKNKPTSYKIKLTKKSDEDEDMSKQNDLLDLVSSMDEEQPTLSFDQLFNEPDETQEIKSSKSDLSAPKKVITIKAKIKNKSPVKKANRN